In Pseudomonas putida, a genomic segment contains:
- a CDS encoding MaoC family dehydratase, which yields MSHVFTTAQALLAAEGTDLGHSDWLTISQQRIDLFAEATGDHQWIHVDPERAAQGPFGACIAHGYLTLSLVNLFLPQLLTLENLAMGINYGSDRVRFPAPVRVGARVRGHGQILRAEPVADSVQLVVRVSVEIEGESRPGCVIDTISRYTFNPVAE from the coding sequence ATGAGCCACGTCTTCACCACTGCCCAAGCCTTGCTGGCCGCCGAGGGCACCGACCTGGGCCACAGCGACTGGCTGACCATCAGCCAGCAGCGCATCGACCTGTTCGCCGAGGCCACGGGCGATCACCAATGGATTCACGTTGACCCCGAACGGGCCGCGCAGGGGCCGTTCGGCGCTTGTATCGCCCACGGCTACCTGACCCTGTCGCTGGTCAACCTGTTCCTGCCGCAACTGCTGACCCTCGAGAACCTGGCGATGGGCATCAACTACGGCAGCGACCGCGTGCGCTTCCCGGCGCCGGTGCGCGTGGGGGCGCGAGTACGCGGCCATGGCCAGATCCTGCGCGCCGAACCGGTGGCCGACAGCGTGCAACTGGTGGTGCGCGTCAGCGTCGAGATCGAGGGCGAAAGCCGTCCTGGCTGTGTGATCGACACCATCAGCCGTTACACCTTCAATCCTGTAGCCGAGTGA
- a CDS encoding SDR family oxidoreductase encodes MRQAPPYVPGHQLLAGKSVLITAAAGAGIGYSAARRSAEEGCRALMISDVHPRRLEEAVERLKAETGLQAIYGQLCDVTVEADVQALVDRAEGLLGGVDVLINNAGLGGQKAVVEMSDQEWSRVLDVTLTGTFRMTRAMLPHMQRRGAGAIVNNASVLGWRAQKEQAHYAAAKAGVMALTRCSALEAAEHGVRINAVSPSIALHEFLKKASSEALLASLASREAFGRAAEVWEVANVMMFLASDYASYMVGEVLSISSQQA; translated from the coding sequence ATGAGACAAGCTCCCCCCTATGTCCCCGGCCACCAGTTGCTGGCCGGTAAATCGGTGCTGATCACCGCCGCCGCCGGTGCCGGCATCGGCTATTCGGCGGCTCGGCGCAGCGCCGAGGAAGGCTGCCGTGCGCTGATGATTTCCGATGTGCACCCACGTCGCCTGGAGGAGGCGGTCGAGCGCCTGAAGGCGGAAACCGGCCTGCAGGCCATCTACGGCCAGCTGTGCGACGTCACCGTGGAGGCCGATGTACAGGCGCTGGTCGACCGCGCCGAAGGCCTGCTGGGCGGTGTCGATGTGCTGATCAACAACGCCGGGCTCGGTGGCCAGAAGGCAGTGGTCGAGATGAGCGACCAGGAATGGTCGCGGGTGCTGGACGTGACCCTGACCGGTACCTTCCGCATGACCCGGGCCATGTTGCCGCACATGCAGCGGCGTGGTGCCGGGGCCATCGTCAACAATGCCTCGGTGCTGGGCTGGCGGGCGCAGAAGGAGCAGGCCCACTATGCCGCGGCCAAGGCCGGGGTGATGGCGCTCACCCGCTGCAGCGCCCTGGAAGCGGCCGAGCATGGGGTGCGCATCAACGCGGTATCGCCGTCCATCGCGCTGCACGAGTTTCTCAAGAAGGCTTCCAGCGAAGCGTTGCTGGCCAGCCTGGCCAGCCGTGAGGCCTTCGGCCGCGCCGCCGAGGTCTGGGAAGTCGCCAACGTGATGATGTTCCTGGCCAGCGACTATGCGTCGTACATGGTTGGTGAAGTGTTGTCGATCAGTTCGCAGCAAGCTTGA